In bacterium, one DNA window encodes the following:
- a CDS encoding DUF169 domain-containing protein, producing MESRLAQALNLRYPPVAILWTDDAPAGALQFAPGRWGCVMGSFAAVARKGKVAAFDRETFGCWGGGVGLGFGNCYENFPGGVDGFCGFLADGNERTEQGRAVAEACAPWLRDSMREHFLHGERYRKSADVVRRWLDVLPTRDVPVQYVVFKRLDQLAADEEPVVVVMLADADQMSGLVVLANYRRGDSDGAIIPHAAGCQSLGIFAYREADDPAPRAVVGLVDPSARRIVRSLGKDLVTVALPCALFRQMEDDVDGSFLQRETWAALGV from the coding sequence ATGGAGAGCCGCCTGGCCCAAGCCCTGAACCTGCGCTATCCGCCCGTCGCGATCCTCTGGACCGACGACGCGCCCGCCGGGGCCCTGCAGTTCGCCCCGGGACGCTGGGGCTGCGTCATGGGGAGCTTCGCTGCGGTTGCCCGCAAGGGCAAGGTGGCGGCGTTCGATCGCGAAACGTTCGGCTGCTGGGGCGGCGGCGTGGGCCTGGGCTTCGGCAATTGCTACGAGAACTTCCCCGGCGGCGTCGACGGGTTCTGCGGTTTCCTCGCCGACGGCAACGAGCGGACCGAGCAGGGCCGGGCCGTGGCGGAGGCCTGCGCGCCGTGGCTGCGCGACTCCATGCGCGAGCACTTCCTGCACGGCGAGCGGTACCGCAAGTCGGCGGACGTGGTCCGCCGCTGGCTCGACGTCCTGCCGACCCGCGACGTGCCGGTGCAGTACGTCGTGTTCAAGCGCCTCGACCAGCTCGCCGCGGACGAGGAACCGGTCGTGGTCGTCATGCTCGCCGACGCGGATCAGATGTCGGGACTGGTCGTTCTGGCCAACTACCGCCGCGGCGATTCGGACGGGGCGATCATCCCGCACGCCGCGGGCTGCCAGAGCCTCGGCATCTTCGCCTACCGCGAGGCCGACGATCCGGCGCCGCGCGCCGTGGTCGGCCTGGTCGACCCCTCGGCCCGCCGGATCGTGCGCAGCCTGGGCAAGGACCTCGTCACGGTCGCCTTGCCCTGCGCGTTGTTCAGGCAGATGGAGGACGACGTGGACGGCAGCTTCCTGCAGCGGGAGACCTGGGCGGCGCTGGGGGTGTGA
- a CDS encoding GNAT family N-acetyltransferase — MIRDATREDAARVCEIYNHYVAGSIVTFEQEPVTVSDMRGRIATSGAEHPWLVVERDIDGVVGFAFASPWKSRCAYRHSVETSVYLAPDAVGRGLGSELYDRLLARLDEGGCRSAIGGIALPSPASVALHEKLGFVKVAHFREVGFKFGAWIDVGYWQKLFTGKQPEDRSPDAGGDAGAPE, encoded by the coding sequence GTGATCAGAGACGCTACACGCGAGGACGCCGCGCGCGTCTGCGAGATCTACAACCACTACGTGGCCGGCAGCATCGTGACCTTCGAGCAGGAGCCGGTGACCGTGTCGGACATGCGGGGCCGGATCGCAACGTCGGGTGCGGAGCACCCGTGGCTGGTTGTCGAGCGCGACATCGACGGCGTTGTCGGCTTCGCTTTCGCCAGTCCCTGGAAGTCGCGCTGCGCCTACCGGCATTCGGTCGAGACCAGCGTCTACCTCGCGCCCGACGCGGTGGGACGCGGCCTGGGGAGTGAGCTGTACGACCGTCTCCTGGCCAGGCTGGACGAGGGAGGCTGCCGCTCTGCCATCGGGGGCATCGCGCTGCCGAGCCCGGCGAGCGTGGCACTGCATGAGAAGCTGGGCTTCGTGAAAGTCGCCCACTTCCGCGAGGTCGGATTCAAGTTCGGCGCGTGGATCGACGTGGGTTACTGGCAGAAGCTCTTCACCGGGAAACAGCCGGAAGACCGGTCTCCCGACGCGGGCGGCGACGCCGGCGCACCGGAATAG
- a CDS encoding sulfite exporter TauE/SafE family protein, with protein sequence MHFPTADLTVNPLIPPLVAFAISFFTSTGGVSGAFLLLPFQMSVLGFTSPAVSATNQLYNVVAIPSGVYRYFREGRMVWPLTWVVVAGSLPGVLIGAVLRIRYLPDPRNFKFFVGLVLLYLGARVLGDVMRRRPGVATADEPVTEVVVERFGPTRIAYVFRGERFTVNTLALAALSLAVGVVGGVYGIGGGAIIAPVLVSVWGLPVYTVAGAALMGTFVTSAGAVLFYGLLASRYPELAVSPDWLLGLLFGLGGFAGIYCGARLQKRFPATVIKWILAACILFVSIRYIVDFFS encoded by the coding sequence ATGCACTTCCCGACCGCGGACCTGACGGTCAACCCCCTGATCCCGCCGCTGGTGGCCTTCGCCATCTCCTTCTTCACGTCGACGGGCGGCGTGTCGGGCGCCTTCCTCCTGCTGCCCTTCCAGATGAGCGTCCTCGGTTTCACCAGTCCGGCGGTGAGCGCCACCAACCAGCTCTACAACGTGGTGGCCATTCCCAGCGGCGTGTACCGCTATTTCAGGGAAGGGCGCATGGTCTGGCCCCTGACCTGGGTCGTGGTCGCGGGCTCGCTGCCGGGCGTGCTGATCGGGGCCGTGCTGCGCATCCGCTATCTGCCCGATCCGCGGAACTTCAAGTTCTTCGTGGGACTGGTGCTGCTCTACCTCGGCGCGAGGGTGCTCGGCGACGTCATGAGGCGGCGTCCGGGGGTCGCGACGGCCGACGAGCCGGTCACGGAGGTCGTCGTCGAGCGGTTCGGCCCGACGCGCATCGCCTACGTCTTCCGCGGCGAGCGCTTCACCGTCAACACCCTGGCCCTGGCCGCCCTGAGCCTGGCGGTCGGCGTGGTCGGGGGCGTGTACGGGATCGGCGGCGGCGCCATCATCGCGCCCGTCCTGGTCAGCGTGTGGGGCCTGCCCGTGTACACCGTCGCCGGCGCGGCCCTGATGGGCACCTTCGTCACCTCGGCCGGCGCGGTCCTCTTCTACGGCCTCCTGGCGTCCCGTTACCCGGAGCTGGCCGTCTCGCCCGACTGGCTGCTGGGCCTGCTCTTCGGGCTCGGCGGTTTCGCGGGCATCTACTGCGGCGCGCGCCTCCAGAAACGCTTCCCGGCGACGGTGATCAAGTGGATCCTGGCGGCGTGCATCCTCTTCGTCTCGATTCGTTATATCGTCGACTTTTTCTCCTAG
- a CDS encoding nucleoside monophosphate kinase: MNIIIIGPQASGKGTQAAKLAAHYGIFHFSTGDALRAEVKSGSELGRELSEVMNAGKLVSDELIFDIVKKAYREHPGGILLDGYPRTVAQAELVRADLAVDAVVEIVIEDETAVARISSRFMCSECGAGYNTVSLPPKTPGICDKDGAKLIQRDDDRPEAVRKRLALYHEQTAPVIGFYGKIGVAVHRIDGEQAIEEVFQDIVGTLG; this comes from the coding sequence GTGAACATCATCATCATCGGTCCGCAGGCGAGCGGCAAGGGCACCCAGGCCGCCAAGCTGGCCGCCCACTACGGGATCTTCCACTTCTCCACCGGCGATGCGCTGCGGGCCGAGGTCAAGAGCGGTTCCGAACTGGGCCGGGAGCTTTCCGAGGTCATGAACGCGGGCAAGCTGGTCAGCGACGAGTTGATCTTCGACATCGTCAAGAAGGCCTACCGGGAGCATCCCGGGGGCATCCTGCTGGACGGCTATCCCCGCACCGTGGCCCAGGCCGAGCTGGTCCGGGCCGATCTGGCTGTCGATGCCGTGGTCGAGATCGTCATCGAGGACGAGACCGCCGTGGCGCGCATCAGCAGCCGCTTCATGTGCAGCGAGTGCGGCGCGGGCTACAATACCGTGAGCCTGCCGCCCAAGACGCCGGGCATCTGCGACAAGGACGGCGCGAAGCTGATCCAGCGCGACGACGACAGGCCCGAGGCCGTCCGCAAGCGCCTGGCGCTCTATCACGAGCAGACCGCGCCGGTCATCGGATTCTACGGGAAGATCGGCGTCGCGGTGCACAGGATCGACGGCGAGCAGGCGATCGAGGAGGTGTTCCAGGACATCGTCGGGACCCTCGGCTAG